The Legionella adelaidensis genome has a segment encoding these proteins:
- the wip gene encoding Dot/Icm T4SS effector Wip produces the protein MFREQCPLNRGKIIVAIYKTPIHELTKNHLDEFNQILSKIEFSNDCLVRLIGDELADRGSNDYFTLKILEKLNEHKVPVEIIVSNHSIEFIEAYEKQDNFHAPMLSQGGHAPSMEKLQTLVEKGLVSREEILAIAEKSYKPNLRAISYSLSEDKKEITIYSHAGIGLNTIRSLAEKLKVEYKDQTASELAQTIDSINIEFQKHVKSNTVNTLYSREKMYVGYYGYSEISDAPLEFIMWNRFYHSLERPASYSGYKINFVHGHDSHDPTRENIYNLDNALGKMAYLNQGEYTVLYSPGSGLAPVNNPIAGEVDVLQETEEEPRVIALPPLAAIQAQKDPIPEVFEIIEGEPTVITLPVLHSYFLSQLEAIKAKEQELRERNHSLAADRAQELYDYVKIQHTELMENKLDIKIFKDNCTRAIDTARLELEKHRGWKQVLGNLALAVVGLGVLYVAAGLVHKAMTGNFLFFKTDSADKIDQLEESIKSMEGPK, from the coding sequence ATTTTCAGAGAGCAGTGTCCATTAAATCGCGGTAAGATTATTGTTGCAATATATAAAACTCCCATACACGAATTAACCAAAAACCATTTAGATGAGTTTAATCAAATATTATCTAAAATTGAATTCAGCAATGATTGTCTGGTAAGGCTAATTGGGGATGAGCTTGCCGATAGAGGAAGTAATGATTATTTCACCCTTAAAATTCTTGAAAAATTAAATGAACATAAAGTTCCTGTGGAAATTATTGTTTCCAATCACAGTATTGAATTTATTGAAGCATATGAAAAACAGGATAATTTTCATGCGCCTATGTTATCTCAAGGCGGGCATGCGCCATCCATGGAAAAATTACAAACACTTGTAGAGAAAGGACTGGTCAGCAGAGAGGAAATATTGGCAATTGCTGAGAAAAGCTATAAACCTAATTTACGCGCAATCTCATATTCGTTAAGTGAAGATAAAAAAGAAATTACTATTTACAGTCATGCTGGTATAGGGTTGAACACTATTAGAAGCCTTGCTGAAAAACTAAAGGTGGAATATAAAGATCAAACCGCTAGCGAACTTGCACAAACTATTGATAGCATTAATATCGAGTTCCAAAAACATGTCAAAAGTAATACTGTAAACACCTTGTATAGTCGTGAAAAAATGTACGTAGGTTATTATGGTTACTCTGAGATAAGTGACGCCCCGCTTGAATTCATTATGTGGAATAGGTTTTACCACTCGCTTGAGAGACCAGCCTCTTATTCTGGCTATAAGATAAATTTCGTTCATGGACATGATTCTCACGACCCAACAAGAGAGAATATTTACAATCTGGATAATGCCTTAGGGAAAATGGCATATCTAAATCAAGGAGAGTATACGGTTCTTTATTCACCAGGAAGTGGATTGGCTCCTGTAAATAATCCCATAGCAGGAGAAGTTGACGTTCTCCAAGAAACTGAAGAGGAACCCAGGGTTATCGCTCTTCCGCCATTAGCAGCGATTCAAGCACAAAAAGACCCCATCCCAGAAGTATTTGAGATTATCGAAGGGGAACCTACAGTTATTACTCTGCCTGTATTGCACAGCTATTTCTTATCTCAACTAGAAGCGATTAAAGCGAAAGAACAAGAGCTACGCGAAAGAAATCATAGCTTGGCAGCTGATCGGGCTCAAGAGCTATATGACTATGTAAAAATTCAGCATACAGAGCTAATGGAAAACAAGCTAGATATTAAAATATTTAAAGACAATTGTACCAGAGCCATTGATACTGCGCGCTTAGAATTAGAAAAGCATCGCGGTTGGAAACAAGTATTAGGCAATTTAGCTCTTGCTGTGGTTGGATTGGGGGTTCTGTATGTTGCTGCTGGGCTTGTCCACAAAGCGATGACAGGGAATTTTTTATTCTTTAAGACCGACTCTGCGGATAAAATAGACCAGCTAGAGGAATCAATCAAATCCATGGAAGGGCCAAAGTAA
- a CDS encoding outer membrane protein has translation MNKLSIMSKGALIALNTVGIAYADSTFPHRSLNSWTGFYVGAEAGAVFNNVQLRSQQLGFTNPNGTCNTHTDISTFSPGLQLGYLHQLRGSFVSGIEANIRWNTNKKDTLSCNCPFNPGVYEDFFFRNQLESAIKGRGGRLLNWNESIFFPYVTAGASFANVGLSYKNEGGDYYSKNSNQSGWLVGAGIEWPFKQNWSFRAEYSYVDYGNIIKLKIPSVYGLLDPNGNARATLHSNSIAFAINYWI, from the coding sequence ATGAATAAACTTTCAATCATGTCAAAAGGGGCTTTGATAGCTCTCAACACAGTGGGGATAGCTTATGCGGACAGCACTTTTCCCCATCGTTCATTAAATAGTTGGACAGGGTTTTATGTTGGTGCCGAGGCAGGAGCTGTTTTCAATAATGTGCAATTAAGGTCCCAACAGTTAGGATTCACCAACCCGAATGGTACTTGCAATACTCATACAGATATTTCAACGTTTTCCCCGGGACTTCAATTGGGTTATCTACATCAATTGCGTGGCTCCTTCGTATCCGGTATAGAAGCTAATATTCGTTGGAATACGAATAAAAAAGATACATTAAGTTGTAACTGCCCATTTAATCCTGGCGTCTACGAGGACTTTTTCTTTAGAAATCAGCTAGAAAGCGCTATTAAGGGTCGAGGAGGACGTCTCCTGAATTGGAATGAAAGCATTTTTTTTCCTTATGTAACCGCGGGAGCCAGCTTTGCTAATGTAGGATTGTCATACAAAAATGAGGGCGGAGATTATTATTCCAAAAATAGTAATCAATCGGGATGGTTAGTTGGTGCAGGTATAGAGTGGCCTTTTAAACAAAATTGGTCGTTTCGCGCAGAATATTCTTATGTAGATTATGGAAATATAATTAAATTAAAAATACCGAGTGTTTATGGGTTGCTCGATCCTAACGGAAATGCCCGGGCTACTCTCCATTCTAATAGCATCGCTTTTGCAATTAATTACTGGATTTAA
- a CDS encoding IS3 family transposase (programmed frameshift) encodes MVRQLRKYSKEFKEESAKLAISYGNINKAADELGIPRPTLHEWVNKVKATGGYENDSGLFQPVNVAKVLEENKELKKRLARLEQEKLILKKAATLLRKGTRVKYGFIKEFSNYFSVTIMCALLNVSRSGYYSFINRPISKRQLANNHLDIKIRGIYDQHKKRYGVPRITRVLQDQNEPCSHTRVARRMQAMGLTALAKKKFKVTTDSEHSLPIYKNHLGRDFSATAINQKWACDITYIRTLEGWLYLAVVIDLYSRAVIGWSMNKRMKKNLVCDALSMALFRRKFPIGVIVHSDRGSQYCSLQYQQMLKQYQLIGSMSRRANCWDNAIAESFFHTLKVELIHNYSYQTREQAKLSVFQYIEGYFNQQRIHSALDYKAPFEFECTG; translated from the exons ATGGTAAGACAATTAAGGAAATACAGTAAAGAATTCAAAGAAGAATCGGCTAAATTAGCGATTAGCTATGGAAACATCAATAAAGCAGCAGATGAATTAGGAATACCACGCCCCACTTTACACGAGTGGGTAAACAAAGTTAAAGCTACAGGTGGATATGAAAATGATTCTGGACTTTTTCAACCGGTAAATGTTGCTAAGGTACTGGAAGAAAATAAAGAGTTAAAAAAACGCTTAGCACGCCTTGAGCAGGAGAAATTGATATTAAAAAAGGCGGCGACGT TACTTCGCAAGGGAACTCGAGTGAAGTACGGTTTTATAAAAGAATTTAGCAATTATTTTTCTGTAACGATAATGTGCGCATTACTCAATGTTAGTCGCAGTGGGTATTACTCCTTTATTAATAGACCAATAAGTAAGAGGCAGCTGGCTAATAATCACCTGGATATAAAAATCAGGGGTATTTATGACCAGCATAAAAAGCGGTATGGAGTGCCTAGGATAACGCGCGTATTACAAGACCAAAATGAACCCTGTAGCCACACTCGAGTTGCAAGAAGAATGCAGGCAATGGGTTTAACAGCGCTTGCTAAAAAGAAATTTAAAGTCACTACTGATTCAGAGCATAGTTTGCCTATCTATAAGAATCATTTAGGACGCGATTTTTCAGCTACGGCTATTAACCAAAAATGGGCATGTGATATTACCTATATCCGCACCCTAGAGGGTTGGTTGTACCTTGCTGTAGTAATTGATTTATATTCACGCGCAGTAATTGGTTGGTCCATGAATAAGCGAATGAAAAAGAATTTGGTATGCGACGCACTGTCGATGGCTTTATTTAGACGTAAATTTCCGATAGGAGTTATTGTTCATTCTGATCGTGGCAGCCAATATTGCTCATTGCAATATCAACAAATGCTCAAGCAATATCAACTCATTGGGAGCATGAGTAGAAGAGCTAACTGTTGGGATAATGCTATCGCTGAAAGCTTTTTTCATACGCTAAAAGTAGAATTGATTCACAACTATAGTTATCAAACCAGGGAACAAGCTAAGCTTAGTGTATTTCAATATATTGAAGGGTACTTTAATCAGCAGAGAATACATTCTGCACTTGACTATAAAGCTCCATTTGAGTTTGAATGTACAGGGTAA
- a CDS encoding nucleotidyl transferase AbiEii/AbiGii toxin family protein, translating into MKTNMFLHELPDAKDLFMVISEEKGISPSIVEKDYWVMHALWGLQQQHDFELKGGTSLSKGFNLINRFSEDIDVQVHPKPELNLKIGKNHDKASHIEARSIFFDNVSEQLTIQDLSFSRDYEFDDKKMRSAGIRGQYISHFEPLKALKEGVLFEMGFDKTTPYEEKDISSWAYNKVITSGIKVFDNRALKVKCYCPEYTFVEKLQTLSTKYRRNKAEKTTSPVNFIRHYYDVYMLLQNERILDFISTDDYKHTRLKNLAGMMS; encoded by the coding sequence TTGAAAACTAATATGTTTTTACACGAATTACCTGATGCAAAAGATTTATTCATGGTGATTTCCGAAGAAAAAGGCATAAGCCCCAGTATTGTTGAGAAGGATTATTGGGTTATGCATGCCTTGTGGGGATTGCAACAACAGCATGATTTTGAATTAAAAGGCGGAACGTCATTATCCAAGGGTTTTAATCTCATCAATCGATTTTCTGAGGATATTGATGTCCAAGTACATCCCAAGCCAGAACTGAACCTGAAGATTGGCAAGAACCATGACAAGGCAAGCCACATAGAAGCAAGAAGCATATTTTTCGATAATGTATCTGAACAATTGACAATACAAGACCTCTCTTTTAGCCGTGATTATGAATTTGATGATAAAAAAATGAGAAGTGCTGGAATCAGAGGCCAATATATCTCTCACTTTGAGCCGCTTAAAGCCTTGAAAGAAGGTGTTTTGTTTGAAATGGGATTTGATAAAACAACGCCATATGAAGAAAAAGATATTAGCTCGTGGGCTTATAACAAAGTAATAACGTCTGGCATTAAAGTATTTGATAACCGGGCATTAAAAGTAAAATGTTATTGCCCGGAATATACCTTTGTAGAAAAGCTACAAACCCTCTCTACAAAATATCGCAGAAATAAAGCTGAAAAAACCACGTCGCCGGTTAATTTTATTCGGCACTATTATGATGTCTATATGTTATTACAAAATGAAAGGATATTGGACTTTATCAGTACAGATGATTACAAACATACAAGGCTGAAAAATTTGGCCGGGATGATGAGTTAG
- a CDS encoding FAD-dependent monooxygenase encodes MKEKVDCLIIGGSIAGCVTAILLSRLGIKVTILERSSAELKGQGTGITLPVPLVNKCIELDLFDSNIPRLPIETRAFFRKSSLTAQAEKIWEQPIKACTLNWMDVYRNLRKRLQGIDFFPSVNVTKIQKEPDGHYYLETACRKVFNADIVIAADGVESTIRNQCLPKSTEAYAGYIAWRGVLEETSFKLDHPLPYYVFPNGHLLFYRIPGEGYEQTGKTLLNWLMYEVTPVDMLAARLTDCKNIRHTRSIPPKALHEDQRQHLHDFANQQLPPMIAKIIRSTPYPFIQAIFDAQIPPYEDNQLIFMGDAATTLRPHSGSGAMKALSQAINLFEFISAHRDADIFMLLSQWKNLQQKSNAEEIEKAKIMGKALVTAPPSWQDMTQEKFDVWWSQVMKAQSWYATPQLSKSSARIFATTKPEDGKRVASILEAKL; translated from the coding sequence ATGAAAGAAAAAGTTGATTGTCTTATTATTGGTGGTTCTATTGCAGGTTGTGTAACGGCGATCCTTCTCTCCCGTTTAGGGATAAAAGTCACCATTCTTGAACGCTCTTCCGCAGAATTAAAAGGGCAAGGAACAGGAATTACCTTACCTGTTCCACTCGTCAATAAATGCATTGAACTCGATCTTTTTGATAGCAATATCCCCCGTTTACCTATTGAAACGCGCGCATTTTTTCGTAAGTCTTCCCTAACAGCCCAGGCGGAAAAAATTTGGGAACAACCTATAAAAGCGTGTACTTTAAACTGGATGGATGTGTATCGTAATCTTCGTAAAAGACTCCAAGGTATCGATTTTTTCCCTTCCGTAAACGTCACCAAGATACAAAAAGAACCCGATGGCCATTATTATTTAGAAACGGCGTGTAGAAAGGTTTTCAATGCTGATATTGTCATTGCAGCAGATGGTGTTGAATCCACAATACGTAACCAATGTCTGCCTAAAAGCACGGAGGCATACGCTGGCTATATCGCTTGGAGAGGGGTACTTGAAGAAACCTCGTTTAAGTTAGACCATCCTTTGCCCTATTACGTTTTCCCCAACGGCCACCTTTTATTCTATCGCATTCCCGGGGAGGGCTATGAGCAAACAGGGAAAACGTTGCTGAATTGGTTAATGTATGAAGTCACACCGGTGGATATGTTAGCAGCGCGGTTAACCGACTGTAAAAATATACGCCACACTCGCTCTATACCTCCAAAAGCATTACATGAAGATCAACGGCAACATCTACACGATTTTGCTAATCAACAGCTACCGCCAATGATTGCAAAAATCATACGCAGCACGCCATATCCATTTATTCAAGCTATTTTTGATGCACAGATCCCACCTTATGAAGATAATCAGCTAATCTTTATGGGAGATGCAGCAACAACTTTGCGTCCCCATAGTGGCTCAGGTGCAATGAAAGCATTAAGTCAGGCTATTAATCTCTTTGAATTTATTAGCGCCCACCGCGATGCCGATATTTTTATGCTTTTATCCCAATGGAAAAATTTGCAACAAAAGAGTAATGCGGAGGAAATTGAAAAAGCAAAAATTATGGGTAAAGCCTTAGTAACAGCCCCTCCTTCTTGGCAAGATATGACACAAGAAAAGTTTGATGTGTGGTGGTCGCAAGTAATGAAAGCACAGAGCTGGTATGCAACCCCGCAATTGTCAAAAAGCAGCGCAAGAATTTTTGCGACTACTAAACCAGAAGACGGCAAAAGAGTAGCATCTATTTTAGAAGCAAAACTATAA
- a CDS encoding ankyrin repeat domain-containing protein, which yields MHSVDKQNATLLHAACGAGNLPAAQYLNGQGLSLTALTSNKETLLHLAVLSGNKELIQWLIETQQIDINARNTWGETALDRVARRNEEVVELLVRNGAETSFKNSDTQPPDFCPDDEESAPDALFIAGKLPPSKLTGKRALFFPPQSTSEEKIAKIEHPAATFK from the coding sequence TTGCACTCAGTCGACAAGCAAAACGCTACCCTTTTGCATGCGGCCTGTGGGGCTGGAAATTTACCCGCTGCTCAATATTTAAATGGCCAAGGATTATCTTTAACGGCATTAACCAGTAATAAAGAGACACTTCTTCATTTGGCCGTTTTATCTGGAAATAAGGAATTAATTCAATGGTTAATTGAGACTCAACAAATTGACATTAATGCCCGCAATACATGGGGTGAAACAGCATTGGATCGGGTAGCCAGACGGAATGAGGAAGTGGTCGAATTGCTGGTTCGTAATGGAGCAGAAACGTCTTTTAAAAATAGTGACACTCAACCCCCTGATTTTTGCCCGGACGATGAGGAGTCTGCTCCTGATGCCTTATTCATTGCCGGTAAATTGCCTCCTTCAAAATTAACAGGGAAACGTGCATTATTCTTTCCCCCGCAGAGCACTAGCGAAGAAAAAATTGCGAAAATCGAGCATCCAGCAGCTACTTTCAAATAA